A genomic region of Zea mays cultivar B73 chromosome 6, Zm-B73-REFERENCE-NAM-5.0, whole genome shotgun sequence contains the following coding sequences:
- the LOC103630778 gene encoding uncharacterized protein produces the protein MKFADNVSLIPVQRAFTTILDSLPTCPAMQLLPLVQSEEDHVLLGSPCSTVAAGYNAEAVKDSNVDASSRMIAAVHEPSTDVAAVSTTAQSHLLNTIFTKPSPAILERPVLHPSEGVTTPATTLSTIPAAPARRIKQRHGFNLSTEFQDWFKKPLTVEMGTALDALFNLDTPDTVRLDKALLGIAGDAIAEIQEEVDAMHAEARAVTAA, from the exons ATGAAGTTCGCAGACAACGTAAGTCTCATCCCAGTGCAGCGAGCATTCACAACTATTCTTGATTCCCTTCCAACATGCCCTGCTATGCAGCTACTGCCTTTGGTGCAGTCTGAGGAGGACcatgtgctgttaggctctccctGCAGCACGGTTGCTGCGGGCTACAACGCCGAAGCTGTAAAGGACTCCAATGTCGACGCTTCCTCTCGGATGATAGCTGCGGTGCATGAACCTTCAACAGATGTTGCTGCGGTGTCAACCACCGCGCAAAGCCATCTACTCAACACCATATTCACCAAGCCCTCGCCTGCCATACTCGAGCGACCAGTGCTACATCCTTCggagggggtaacaacaccagcgaCCACTCTGTCTACTATTCCTGCAGCACCTGCTAGAAGAATCAAGCAGCGACACGGCTTCAACCTTTCGACG GAATTTCAGGATTGGTTCAAGAAGCCACTGACTGTGGAGATGGGGACGGCCCTAGATGCTCTGTTCAATCTGGATACGCCAGACACAGTTCGCCTCGACAAGGCCTTGCTGGGAATTGCTGGAGATGCTATAGCTGAGATCCAAGAGGAGGTGGACGCCATGCATGCAGAGGCCAGAGCAGTTACTGCGGCTTGA